The following coding sequences are from one Frigoribacterium sp. Leaf415 window:
- a CDS encoding glycosyltransferase family 2 protein: MTPRVAVVTVTYNTGETLRPLLASIPRASSDPVVTVVSDNGSSDVDLVRSISQENGASFVVSGRNLGYGGGVRHGLSTVTDPVEFVLVTNPDVVLGDGAIDRLVEAAERLPRAGSLGPKIVDETGVVYPSARRLPSLRTGIGHAAFSRLWPGNPWSQSYWAARETAVERTAGWLSGACVLVRRSAFDEIGGFDEGYFMYFEDVDLGARLGRAGWDNVFVPTAVVMHSGAHSTSGSAKTMERVHHDSAYRYLSRRYRGPLLGPLRAALKVGLRVRSWWVTR, encoded by the coding sequence ATGACGCCCCGGGTGGCCGTGGTGACCGTCACCTACAACACAGGCGAGACGCTCCGTCCTCTTCTGGCGAGCATCCCCCGGGCCAGCTCAGACCCGGTCGTGACCGTGGTGAGCGACAACGGCTCGAGCGATGTCGACCTCGTCCGGTCCATCTCGCAAGAGAACGGCGCCTCGTTCGTCGTCTCGGGCCGGAACCTGGGTTACGGGGGCGGTGTGCGGCACGGTCTCTCGACCGTCACGGACCCGGTCGAGTTCGTCCTGGTCACCAACCCTGACGTCGTCCTCGGCGACGGGGCCATCGACCGTCTCGTCGAGGCCGCAGAACGGCTACCCCGAGCGGGCTCACTCGGACCCAAGATCGTCGACGAGACGGGCGTCGTCTATCCGTCGGCTCGGCGTCTTCCGTCGTTGCGGACCGGCATCGGTCATGCGGCCTTCTCCCGGCTCTGGCCGGGCAACCCCTGGAGCCAGTCCTACTGGGCCGCCCGAGAGACCGCGGTCGAACGCACGGCCGGGTGGCTGTCCGGAGCCTGCGTGCTCGTCCGACGATCCGCCTTCGACGAGATCGGGGGCTTCGACGAGGGCTACTTCATGTACTTCGAGGACGTCGATCTGGGGGCGCGGCTCGGACGTGCCGGGTGGGACAACGTCTTCGTCCCGACTGCCGTGGTGATGCACAGCGGAGCCCATTCGACCTCCGGCAGTGCCAAGACGATGGAACGGGTTCACCACGACAGCGCCTACCGGTACCTGTCCCGTCGCTACCGTGGGCCGCTCCTCGGGCCGCTTCGAGCGGCGCTGAAGGTCGGACTACGAGTCCGTAGCTGGTGGGTCACCCGATGA
- a CDS encoding glycosyltransferase family 4 protein, producing MPHISVLVDGTAMPSALGGVGRYVEGLSGALADLDVDLTIVVRPEHVAHMREVAAGARVVAAPGWTTRTPLRFLWEQTGLPLLARRLGVDVVHSTHYTFPVLRRQGSVVTLHDATFFSDPQWHSTIKRLFFTAWTRAALRSGRPCVVPSDASAHEFLRHVSRCRSTVTTTPLGVDFTVFHPPTDAETASFRASLGLEPDHRWIAFLGTIEPRKNVGALVRAHERLRGESADVPFLLVSGARGWDTDALTALDDQPPGGAVRELGYLPVDELRSLLGGAEVVVYPSLGEGFGLPVLEALACGACVLTTDRLSLPEVAGDAAAYTEPDEDSLVEALRTLLADADRRASLRGRAVPRAGRFTWLATAEASLPAYDEAAS from the coding sequence GTGCCACACATCTCCGTTCTCGTCGACGGCACGGCCATGCCGTCCGCTCTGGGAGGCGTCGGCCGCTACGTCGAGGGCCTTTCGGGCGCGCTGGCCGACCTCGACGTCGACCTGACGATCGTGGTGCGTCCCGAACACGTCGCGCACATGCGTGAGGTCGCGGCCGGCGCACGGGTCGTCGCCGCACCCGGGTGGACCACCCGCACGCCCCTGCGGTTCCTCTGGGAACAGACCGGACTGCCCCTGCTCGCCCGGCGTCTCGGCGTCGACGTCGTCCACTCGACGCACTACACCTTTCCGGTCCTGCGCAGACAAGGCTCCGTGGTCACGTTGCACGACGCCACGTTCTTCAGCGATCCCCAGTGGCACTCGACGATCAAGAGGCTCTTCTTCACCGCGTGGACGAGGGCCGCGCTGCGTTCGGGGCGACCGTGCGTGGTTCCGAGCGACGCGAGTGCCCACGAATTCCTGCGTCACGTCAGCCGGTGCCGCTCGACCGTGACGACGACTCCCTTGGGGGTCGACTTCACGGTCTTCCATCCCCCCACTGACGCAGAGACCGCCTCGTTCCGGGCTTCCCTGGGTCTCGAGCCAGACCACCGCTGGATCGCGTTCCTCGGCACGATCGAGCCCCGCAAGAACGTCGGAGCCCTCGTGCGGGCGCACGAGCGCCTCCGCGGCGAATCCGCCGACGTCCCGTTCTTGCTGGTCTCCGGTGCACGCGGCTGGGACACCGATGCTCTCACCGCCCTCGACGACCAACCTCCAGGAGGCGCGGTGCGTGAACTCGGGTACCTGCCGGTCGACGAGCTCCGCAGTCTCCTCGGCGGCGCGGAGGTCGTCGTCTACCCCAGCCTCGGCGAGGGCTTCGGCCTCCCCGTGCTCGAGGCCCTGGCCTGCGGTGCCTGCGTCCTGACCACGGACAGGCTCTCGCTACCCGAGGTCGCGGGCGACGCGGCCGCTTACACGGAGCCCGACGAGGACTCCCTGGTCGAGGCCCTTCGGACCCTCCTGGCCGATGCGGACCGTCGCGCCTCCCTCCGCGGTCGTGCCGTTCCCCGGGCCGGCCGTTTCACCTGGCTGGCGACCGCCGAGGCCAGCCTCCCGGCGTATGACGAGGCGGCCTCATGA
- a CDS encoding glycosyltransferase family 2 protein, translating to MPSPSSSSSEPTTLVVVVNWNNAALTARCVEALDSQVGGTDFDLIVVDNGSEDDSVERLRPALGSRLLALGHNGGFGAGVNAAIRARRADRYILVNNDAVPAPRFVAELTAAADRASDHVAAFTARLELEGRFVPAPVDDAAPDDFVAADGSRWRRADEGAVLVNSTGGVLDASGNGQDRDWLSPAERSGGSRVFGFSGGGALLRAQALDRVGLFDESLFMYYEDTELSWRLAEHGFVVEHVPEAVLVHRHSASSGTSSWVFLFHNTRNRIKVAVWHASAPTVVRAVLRTLVRVVRSPRDTSAAAVRSGYFAALRDLPSDLRRRRRFTRQATHGRREIDTRTGLRRTP from the coding sequence ATGCCGAGCCCGAGCTCGTCCAGCTCTGAGCCGACGACGCTCGTCGTCGTCGTCAACTGGAACAACGCAGCGCTCACTGCACGCTGTGTCGAGGCCCTCGACTCCCAGGTCGGCGGTACCGACTTCGACCTGATCGTCGTGGACAACGGCTCGGAGGACGACTCGGTCGAACGCCTACGGCCCGCTCTCGGAAGCCGGCTTCTGGCGCTCGGGCACAACGGCGGTTTCGGGGCCGGGGTGAACGCAGCGATCCGTGCCCGCAGGGCTGACCGGTACATCCTGGTGAACAACGACGCGGTACCCGCACCTCGTTTCGTGGCCGAACTCACGGCCGCCGCCGACCGGGCGTCCGATCACGTGGCAGCGTTCACGGCGCGTCTCGAGCTCGAGGGACGATTCGTCCCGGCACCCGTCGACGACGCCGCTCCCGACGACTTCGTGGCAGCCGACGGGTCGCGGTGGAGGCGGGCCGATGAGGGCGCCGTGCTGGTCAACTCGACCGGTGGCGTCCTCGATGCGTCGGGCAACGGCCAGGACCGTGACTGGCTCAGCCCAGCTGAGAGGTCTGGTGGTTCGAGGGTCTTCGGTTTCTCGGGTGGCGGCGCGCTGCTCCGAGCACAGGCCCTCGACCGGGTCGGCTTGTTCGACGAATCGCTCTTCATGTACTACGAGGACACCGAGCTGAGTTGGCGCCTGGCGGAGCACGGCTTCGTCGTCGAGCACGTCCCCGAGGCCGTGCTGGTCCACCGCCACTCGGCCTCCTCGGGGACGTCGTCCTGGGTCTTCCTCTTCCACAACACCCGAAACCGGATCAAGGTCGCCGTCTGGCACGCCTCGGCCCCCACCGTGGTGCGCGCGGTGCTCCGAACGCTGGTGCGGGTCGTTCGATCGCCGCGTGACACGTCCGCGGCCGCCGTCCGGTCCGGGTACTTCGCGGCCCTCCGCGACCTGCCGTCCGACCTCCGACGACGTCGTCGGTTCACCCGACAGGCGACGCACGGCCGTCGTGAGATCGACACCCGGACAGGTCTCCGGCGTACGCCCTGA
- a CDS encoding ABC transporter ATP-binding protein: MTTDDILSTPPRPATDAPDVIVVEGVSKRFTVRKDNSLKERLVTLGKMGRRHRQDFWALNSVDVTIKAGTTVGLIGQNGSGKSTLLKAIGGIIQPTTGTVSRRGRLAALLELGAGFHPDLTGRENVFLNAALLGLTRQETEARFDDILTFSGIGDFIDTQVKFYSSGMYVRLAFAVAVHTDPDVLLVDEVLAVGDEAFQRKCLDKIRSFQAEGRTIIIVTHSLAQVQELCTRAVFLNKGTVMFDGDPNDAVALFRDLLEDRRQTEAEAAHDPLVGSGHVTSVVVSAAGRGEGTKVLPGDDLEVTMEFEHATGMDEWIAALQINSASGQVVYGTTSTRMGIDLPPLLGTRRLRFVLKDVAFGEGKYFVNASLMDPRGVHVHDLPQGASFDVPAYALAVGTVHAEPELVQL, encoded by the coding sequence ATGACCACGGACGACATCCTCAGCACCCCGCCACGCCCCGCCACCGACGCCCCGGACGTCATCGTCGTCGAGGGGGTCTCCAAGCGGTTCACGGTCCGGAAGGACAACTCCCTCAAGGAGCGACTCGTGACCCTGGGCAAGATGGGCCGACGACACCGCCAGGACTTCTGGGCGCTGAACAGCGTCGACGTCACGATCAAGGCCGGTACCACGGTCGGTCTGATCGGGCAGAACGGCTCGGGCAAGAGCACGTTGTTGAAGGCCATCGGAGGCATCATCCAGCCCACCACCGGCACCGTCTCGCGTCGCGGGCGCCTCGCCGCGCTCCTCGAGCTCGGCGCCGGCTTCCACCCCGACCTCACCGGTCGCGAGAACGTCTTCCTGAATGCCGCCCTGCTCGGCCTCACGCGCCAGGAGACCGAGGCCCGCTTCGACGACATCCTGACCTTCTCGGGCATCGGCGATTTCATCGACACACAGGTGAAGTTCTACTCGTCGGGCATGTACGTCCGTCTCGCCTTCGCCGTGGCCGTGCACACCGACCCCGACGTCCTGCTGGTCGACGAGGTCCTGGCCGTCGGCGACGAGGCGTTCCAGCGAAAATGCCTGGACAAGATCCGTTCGTTCCAGGCCGAAGGGCGAACGATCATCATCGTCACCCACTCGCTCGCCCAAGTGCAAGAGCTCTGCACCAGAGCCGTTTTCCTGAACAAGGGAACCGTCATGTTCGACGGTGATCCGAACGACGCCGTCGCCCTCTTCCGGGACCTCCTGGAGGATCGGCGTCAGACCGAGGCCGAAGCCGCTCACGACCCCCTCGTCGGCTCCGGCCACGTGACGAGTGTCGTGGTGTCGGCCGCCGGTCGCGGCGAGGGCACCAAGGTGCTGCCCGGAGACGACCTCGAGGTCACGATGGAGTTCGAGCACGCCACCGGCATGGACGAGTGGATCGCTGCCTTGCAGATCAACAGCGCGTCCGGCCAGGTCGTCTACGGCACGACGAGCACTCGCATGGGCATCGACCTACCACCGCTCCTGGGCACGCGGCGCCTGCGTTTCGTCCTGAAGGACGTCGCGTTCGGCGAGGGCAAGTACTTCGTCAACGCGTCCCTGATGGACCCTCGAGGCGTCCACGTCCACGACCTGCCGCAGGGTGCCTCCTTCGACGTCCCCGCCTACGCGCTGGCCGTGGGCACCGTCCATGCCGAGCCCGAGCTCGTCCAGCTCTGA
- a CDS encoding ABC transporter permease, translating into MTSNSRIEALSHEPLVVIGAPAKAFRGTGKSLRDIVGQREMLSLLVRRDLKARYKDSALGFVWSLVRPLTQLLIYYVVLGQFLGAARGIPDFAIYVFTGLTAYTLFSEIVAGSTSSIVGNSGLIKKVYIPREVFPLASVGAALFNFCIQFGILLAATLVLGKFPLTSELVYLVPALLVIVVYGTALGLVLSALNVYLRDVQYLIDVGLMVLLWASPIVYAWSQAKSVLGDGLLLQLYTDNPLTLSVLSLQRAIWTAGHDSVVYPEHLMLRLLIALAVGLVLLFGAQRVFSRLQGNFAQEL; encoded by the coding sequence ATGACCTCCAATTCCCGTATCGAAGCCCTCTCCCACGAACCACTCGTGGTGATCGGGGCTCCCGCAAAGGCGTTCCGCGGCACCGGCAAGTCCCTCCGCGACATCGTGGGCCAGCGCGAAATGCTCTCGCTGCTCGTCCGCCGTGATCTCAAGGCCCGTTACAAGGACAGCGCTCTCGGATTCGTCTGGTCACTCGTCCGCCCGTTGACCCAGCTGCTCATCTACTACGTGGTACTCGGTCAGTTCCTCGGGGCGGCTCGAGGCATCCCCGACTTCGCGATCTACGTCTTCACAGGGCTGACGGCCTACACGTTGTTCAGTGAGATCGTGGCCGGGTCGACCAGCTCGATCGTCGGCAACAGCGGTCTGATCAAGAAGGTCTACATCCCACGCGAAGTGTTCCCCCTCGCCAGCGTGGGCGCCGCTCTCTTCAACTTCTGCATCCAGTTCGGCATCCTGCTGGCGGCCACCCTCGTCCTCGGCAAGTTCCCCCTCACCTCGGAGCTGGTCTACCTCGTCCCGGCCCTGCTGGTGATCGTCGTGTACGGCACCGCACTCGGACTGGTCCTCTCCGCGCTCAACGTGTACCTCCGCGACGTGCAGTACCTCATCGACGTGGGGCTCATGGTCCTCTTGTGGGCCTCACCCATCGTCTACGCCTGGTCGCAGGCCAAGTCCGTCCTCGGTGACGGGTTGCTGTTGCAGCTCTACACCGACAACCCCCTGACCCTCTCGGTGCTGTCGTTGCAAAGAGCGATCTGGACCGCCGGCCACGACAGCGTCGTGTACCCGGAGCACCTGATGCTCCGCCTGCTCATCGCGCTCGCCGTGGGGCTGGTCCTCCTCTTCGGCGCGCAACGCGTCTTCTCCCGCCTCCAGGGCAACTTCGCCCAAGAACTGTGA